The following coding sequences are from one Chanos chanos chromosome 12, fChaCha1.1, whole genome shotgun sequence window:
- the LOC115825389 gene encoding LOW QUALITY PROTEIN: zinc transporter 8-like (The sequence of the model RefSeq protein was modified relative to this genomic sequence to represent the inferred CDS: substituted 1 base at 1 genomic stop codon), with amino-acid sequence MEDREREKKLARKRLYIVSAVCLVFMIGEILGGYFAGSLAVMTDAAHLLVDFTSFLISLCSLWLSSRPATHTLNYGWHRAEILGALLSVFTIWLVTGVLVYLAVERLIHDDYTIEGTIMLITSGCAVLANIIMAVTLHQSGHGHSHGGLSSDGHGHGHGGGHGHSHAKRNGVSYNSLDHHDEEAQETGIRQQANASVRAAFVHVIGDLLQSVSVLVSAFIIFFKVRTXTGPEYKIADPICTFLFSLFVLGTTFTIMRDILVVLMEGTPAGVSYREVREKLLSVKGVKAVHNLHIWALTMNQAVLSVHVAVDDSVEPQAVLQEINQACFTTYSFHSITIQLEQQADQRPGCTLCQDPKS; translated from the exons ATGGAGGACAGGGAGCGTGAGAAAAAACTGGCCAGGAAGCGACTCTACATCGTTTCAGCAGTCTGTTTGGTCTTCATGATCGGAGAGATCTTAG GCGGCTACTTTGCGGGGAGTTTGGCGGTGATGACCGATGCCGCTCACCTCCTCGTGGACTTCACCAGCTTCCTCATTAGTCTGTGCTCCCTCTGGCTCTCCTCCAGACCtgcaacacacactctcaactatGGCTGGCATCGGGCAG AGATCCTGGgtgctcttctctctgtgttcaccaTCTGGCTGGTGACGGGGGTGCTGGTGTACCTGGCGGTGGAGAGGCTTATTCATGATGACTACACCATCGAGGGCACCATCATGCTCATCACCTccggctgtgctgtgttggccAACATCAT AATGGCAGTAACGTTACACCAGTCGGGTCACGGCCACAGTCACGGGGGACTGAGCTCAgacgggcacgggcacgggcacggggGCGGGCATGGGCACAGTCACGCCAAGCGCAATGGTGTCAGCTACAACAGCTTGGATCACCACGACGAGGAGGCCCAGGAGACAGGCATAAGACAGCAGGCCAATGCCAGCGTGAGGGCTGCCTTCGTGCACGTGATCGGGGACCTCCTGCAGAGTGTCAGTGTACTGGTCAGCGCCTTCATCATCTTTTTCAAGGTTAGGACATAAACAGGG CCGGAATACAAAATTGCGGATCCGATCTGtaccttcctcttctctctgtttgtccttgGCACCACCTTCACCATCATGAGAGACATTCTGGTGGTGCTGATGGAAG GCACCCCCGCAGGAGTGAGTTACAGGGAGGTGAGGGAGAAACTTCTCTCTGTGAAGGGAGTGAAGGCTGTTCACAACCTGCACATCTGGGCTTTGACTATGAACCAGGCTGTGCTGTCGGTCCACGTGGCCGTTG ACGACAGTGTGGAGCCACAGGCGGTACTGCAAGAGATCAACCAGGCCTGTTTCACCACCTACAGCTTCCATTCCATCACCATCCAGCTGGAGCAACAGGCTGACCAGAGACCCGGGTGCACCCTCTGCCAGGACCCAAAAAGCTAA